cagacacacacacaggcacacagacacacacacacacacaggcacacagacacacagacacacagacacacagacacaggcacagacacacacacacacacacgcacacgttatGACGAGGACATGGCAGGACAGCACTCTCATGCCCTGAGTGAGGGggcaggtgcattgtgggtagcgGCGGGGCGTACTCTCTGACAGGATGTCGCTGATGTCCAGCTCCAGGGATGGGATGATCTTGTCGAACATCTTGAAGTTCTTGCCGAAACGCGGCATCTGCAGGATGAGGCAGGATGggatctgcagagagaaacggGACAACTGTGACCTCACAATGCCCAGGTGAGCGTCACAGAGAAACGGGACAACTGTGACCTCACAATGCCCAGGTGAGCGTCACAGAGAAACGGGACAACTGTGACCTCACAATGCCCAGGTGAGCGTCACAGAGAAACGGGACAACTGTGACCTCACAATGCCCAGGTGAGCGTCACAGAGAAACGGGACAACTGTGACCTCACAATGCCCAGGTGAGCGTCACAGAGAAACGGGACAACTGTGACCTCACAATGCCCAGGTGAGCGTCACAGAGAAACGGGACAACTGTGACCTCACAATGCCCAGGTGAGCGGCACAGAGAAACGGGACAACTGTGACCTCACAATGCCCAGGTAAGGGTCACAGGAGAACTAGATACTGGAGCTGGGTGATATAGCCATCGCGGtaaaacaactttttttgtAAGTGCAGTACCAACCATCACCGGCATGTGGTGTGAGAAAACTATTATGtaccttatatatatatatacacacacactcacacacacgctcacacgcacacacacgcacacatgcagcgTTACCTCGGCCAGCGCAAGCCCAGACCAGTGGAGAGAGTGCTCAAACAGCTGCTGCACGGTGGGCAGGACCAGCGTGTGCTTCTGATCCAGGAAGATCTGGTAGCAGGAGTTCTCCTGCACCTTCCCCTCTGCGGTGCTGCTgcggagagaaacacacacacacacacacacataactcacacacctgctccacaAGAGACCCACACAACTCGCACACCTgctccacagagccccacacacacacacacctgctccacagagccccacacacacacacacctgctccacacagatccacacacaactcacacacctgctccacagagacccacacacaactcacacacctgctccacagagacccacacacaactcacacacctgctccacagagacccacacacacacacacacaactcacacacctgttccacagagacccacacacacacacacacacacacacaactcacacacctgttccACAGAGGCCCACACACAACTGTAGCAGGTGAAGCTTTACATTAAGAAGTTAGACAGGAGGTTcagagtactgtatgtgcaggAAACTAATATTCAAACTGAGACGAAACACATACAAAATGCTACAAccctgtagagactaaacatgAGTTTGGGGTGCAGATAACCGACGGTActcatgcacagacagacagacagacgcagagaCGGACGGCAGTCTTACAGTTTGAGGAGTGGGTCCAATTGCAGGATTTTCTGGACAACGAGAGTCAGGAACTCTTCCGGATCTAAACACAGACGGGATCACCGTTAGCCACAGCTCATTCACACGGCACAGCAATAGGTGAGCAACCTCGGACACAAAACAGTAATTTCTAACCTGCCTGGGATTCCGACCCGTTCCAatttcctttattatttatgataAACCCTTCCGTTTCCTTTGGGTTTTGTGTGTCGCCagtctgccccctgcaggaggccGTTGGGTCGCGACGGGGGGGCATTCAAAAGGTTCCCAACATTCCCAAGGTTCCCAATATTCCCAAAATCCCTAGAATTACCTTCATAATGTTCCCAACATTCCCAATGTTCCTAACATTCCCAAAATCCCAAGAATTGCCTTCCTTATGTTCTTCAACACTCCTGCCATTCATAATGTTGCCAACATTCCTAATGTTCCCAACACTAATAACGTTCCCGACATTCACAACGTTCCCAACAGCTTCCCAAATTTGCGGCACTCGGGGAAACGGGCTGAGATCCTCTCTCAGGGGGCTTCAATACAGCAATAttgatttttattaaataaataaaacttcttTGGTGAATGTGATTTGTTcataagaatttttttttaaatcattttaaactACTAAATAAAATGGGAATCTTAATTTTAATCCTTGGTAGGTCCAGTCTGGCCCACTCTCGCAGTTCTTGTCCCACCAGTACTGCTCACTATACTTAACTCTCATTTGGACTCCCTACTTGTCCAGCTTGCTCATTACTTCAACTTTGGATTGCTGTATAACTGTGAACCCGTTTGGATTGCTGTATAACTGTGAAGCCGTCTGGATTGCTGTATAACTGTGAACCCGTTTGGATTGCTGTATAACTGTGAACCCGTTTGGATTGCTGTATAACTGTGAACCCGTTTGGATTGCTGTATAACTGTGAACCCGTTTGGATTGCTGTATAACTGTGAACCCGTTTGGATTGCTGTATAACTGTAAACCCGTTTGGATTGCTGTATAACTGTGAACCCGTTTGGATTGCTGTATAACTGTAAACCCGTTTGGATTGCTGTATAACTGTGAACCCGTTTGGATTGCTGTATCATATTTCTCTATTAGATTTCTGTTGTGCCCACCCTACCTGCACTTTAAACGTCTccggccagtggaggatgggttccccctctatagccgggttccccctctatagccgggttccccctctatagccgggttccccctctatagccgggttccccctctatagccgggttccttcTTTCCCCCCCATCTgggttttttaatttatttcatgtgcTACCTGGGGGGGAAGGGCTGGCGTTTGCCCTGTTCTTTTTGTCCATCTGTTAACGTGTTAATCTCTGTGAGCGTCTCTGCGACGGTCTCCTGTAACATGCGCGACGCACATGAAATTTAACCCAATCGATTTAACAACGTCCCGCGAGAGCCACCACAGCTCTCCCCGCACTGCGAGTCTGTTATGATTTACAATGTGGCATTTAGCGGTCACTCTTATCCAGGTCCACTTATACCTCGTGCAGTGGCAGGGGCGAGCGTTCGCCCCGGCCGGGGCAACGATGACCCTCCGCCTGCCGCGAAGACAGTAAGAGCGCCGAGAGCAAGGAGTGCTTAGCGCGTttaagttcagttcagttcattatTCTCCGTATTTTATCACCCCGcgtgttgtattgttgtttgACAAAGGGTAAAATGGATCTAGATTTAATGTGAACTCCCAagtaaatccttttttttccttttcttttttcttttacaaatcCACAGCTGTAACTAAACATCATGTATCTACTATACATGAGCCTACGTATTtatattgcattttaaaatttagcagacgctgttatctCCATACGTAACATGgattatattaataaaatggATAGGCCGAATCTTCCCACCAGCCATGCTTCCTGATCATTACACAACACAGCTACCAGGCTATATGACAGTGGGTGAAGTATTCAGGCAGACTACTGTGTACTTTGCCCACCCCCAAACTATCCTCTGCTTGTTTTCATCCCAGCCCAGAAAAGAGACCAGctctgccctctagtggcaggctgTGTAAAGTGCTCATAAGCACAGAGCACATTGCTCTCTCACTGGTCAACATCAGGACAGTGGGGGTGGGAGTGCCTCAAATATGCAGActttttcaaatgaatgaaaaatgttatgttcctgaTGTTCCCAACCTTCCTAACACTAATAACGTTCCCAACATTCCCAAGGTTCCCAACATTACCAAAGTTCCAAACATTCCTCAAATCCCGAGAATTACCTTCCTAATGTTCTCAACATTCCTGACATTCATAATGTTCCCAACATTCCCAAGGTTCCCAAGATTCCCAGAATCCCTAGAATTACCTTCCTAATGTTCCCAACATTCATAATATTCCTAACATTCCCCAAATCCCAATAATTATGTTCCTAATGTTCTTCAACATTCCTGACATTCATAATTTTCCCAACATTCCCATGGTTCCCAAGATTCCCAGAATCCCTAGAATTACCTTCCTAATGTTCCCAACATTCCCAAAATCCCTAGAAATACATTCATAATGTTCCCAACATTCGCAAGGTTCCCAATATTCCCAAAATCCCTAGAATTACCTTCATAATATTCCCAACATTCCTAATATTCCTAACATTCCCCAAATCCCAATAATTATGTTCCTACTGTTCTTCAACATTCCTGACATTCATAATTTTCCCAACATTCCCATGGTTCCCAAAATCCCTAGAATTACCTTGCTAATGTTCCCATCATTCCTAATTTTCATAACATTCCCAAAATCCCTAGAATTACCTTCCTAATGTTCCCAACATTCCCTGCATTCCCAAAATCCATAGAATGACCTTCCTAATGTTCTCCTGAATGCACTCCTGACATTCCCAATGTTCCCAACATTTGTAACGTTACTAATGTTCCCAACATTCCTAACGATGATAATGTTCCTGGTGTTTTGATCGTGTGAGGAGCAGCACCTTTCTCATCTGTAGCGAAGGTGTGGTCACTGTAGCCTTCCTGCTGCAGCTGTTTGCGCAGTTTCATCACGTTGCAACTGGGAACAAAGCcatacctgcacatacacacatacacacacacacacacacacagatgttttAGTCTTATCAGTGTAGCTGCATTTTAGTCCAGGTTTCAGGGCGAATGTCTCAGGACAGGTGTATTTGTAACGAGCGGTGACGGACCTGCGCAGAGGGTTGACGATCTGCTGCAGCAGGGTGGTCTGAATGGCAGCTTCCTGCCTGTGTGTGGCCATGAACAGCAGGGAGTCCAGCACGGAGGAGCAGGCGAAAAGGCTGCAGAGGGGCACAGCACAGGGAGTCAAGGGCTGCGGGTTCGACTCCCAGCAGAGTCACTGACCATGTAGCCTTTCGGCGCAAAAAGGTAATCTGCACCGTCTCACAAAACATGAACAAGCCTAcgggtattttttattttagtctgtaatttcaaatactgtattttgcatgCTAAACAGACATATGTCCACATGGAGTCAAACTCTACATACATGACAATTTAATAACACACTAAACATGTTAAATAGTGGAATTTATTCCAGAGTTTATTGAAGTATGCACATTGGTATGGTTATGCAGGTGTGTCACAGAGAGCTGTGTGGGGCGTATGTCACTGGTATGGTCATGcaggtgtgttacagagagCTGTGTGGGGCGTATGTCACTGGTATGGTCATGcaggtgtgttacagagagCTGTGTGGAGTGTATGTCACTGGTATGGTCATGCAGGTGTGTCACAGAGAGCTGTGTGGGGCGTATGTCACTGGTATGGTCATGcaggtgtgttacagagagCTGTGTGGGGCATATGTCACTGGTATGGTCATGcaggtgtgttacagagagCTGTGTGGGGCGTATGTCACTGGTATGGTCATGCAGGTGTGTCACAGAGAGCTGTGTGGGGCGTATGTCACTGGTATGGTCATGCAGGTGTGTCACAGAGAGCTGTGTGGGGCGTATGTCACTGGTATGGTCATGCAGGTGTGTCACAGAGAGCTGTGTGGGGCGTATGTCACTGGTATGGTCATGcaggtgtgttacagagagCTGTGTGGGGCGTATGTCACTGGTATGGTCATGcaggtgtgttacagagagCTGTGTGGGGCGTATGTCACTGGTATGGTCATGCAGGTGTGTCACAGAGAGCTGTGTGGGGCGTATGTCACTGGTATGGTCATGCAGGTGTGTCACAGAGAGCTGTGTGGGGCGTATGTCACTGGTATGGTCATGCAGGTGTGTCACAGAGAGCTGTGTGGGGCGTATGTCACTGGTATGGTCATGCAGGTGTGTCACAGAGAGCTGTGTGGGGCGTATGTCACTGGTATGGTCATTCAGGTGTGTCACAGAGAGCTGTGTGGGGCGTATGTCACTGGTATGGTCATGCAGGTGTGTCACAGAGAGCTGTGTGGGGCGTATGTCACTGGTATGGTCATGcaggtgtgttacagagagCTGTGTGGGGCGTATGTCACTGGTATGGTTATGCAGGTGTGTCACAGAGAGCTGTGTGGGGCGTATGTCACTGGTATGGTCATGCAGGTGTGTCACAGAGAGCTGTGTGGGGCGTATGTCACTGGTATGGTCATGcaggtgtgttacagagagCTGTGTGGGGCGTATGTCACTGGTATGGTCATGCAGGTGTGTCACAGAGAGCTGTGTGGGGCGTATGTCACTGGTATGGTCATGcaggtgtgttacagagagCTGTGTGGGGCGTATGTCAGAGACGGTGGGGGCGGTTCTGACCCGAAGAGGGTGGAGTCCATGTAGCAGGAGTTATAGTGACCCTGGATGCCCTTCATCTTCCCCAGCAGGACCTTCCGCACCTGCTCCGTGGTGAGGGGGGCGACAGTGCCCCCCACTGTCCCCTCCAGCTCTCCGTTTCTCTCTGTGAATTcaaacggtaaatggttggcatttatatagcgcctttatccaaagcgctgtgcaatttatgcttctcattcacccattcatacacacactcacacaccgacagcgattgactgccatgcaaggcaccgaccacctcgtcaggagcatttgggggttaggtgtcttgctcagggacacttcgacacagcccgggcgggggatcgaaccggcaaccctccgactgccagacgaccgctcttactgcctgagccatgtcgccccagagAGACTacaggacacacagagagagagagactacaggacacagagagagagactacgggacacagagagagagatactacaggacacagggagagagagagagagagagagagactacaggATACACAGAGAGACtacaggacacagagagagagagagactacaggatacacagagagagactacaggacacagagagactacaggacacacagacagagagagagactacaggacacagagagagagactacaggacacagagagagagagactacaggacacagagagagagagactacaggacacagagagagagactacaggacacagagagagagactacaggACACAGAGAGANNNNNNNNNNNNNNNNNNNNNNNNNNNNNNNNNNNNNNNNNNNNNNNNNNNNNNNNNNNNNNNNNNNNNNNNNNNNNNNNNNNNNNNNNNNNNNNNNNNNNNNNNNNNNNNNNNNNNNNNNNNNNNNNNNNNNNNNNNNNNNNNNNNNNNNNNNNNNNNNNNNNNNNNNNNNNNNNNNNNNNNNNNNNNNNNNNNNNNNNaggcacctgtataacagtctgtacagatgagattctttccaaaataattcaatgacaAGTTCCttaataaatgtactatacattttacattacatttgagtaatttggcagaatagttaaaaacggaatgaaatctatattttttgtgaccacccttcgacgttaaaactgcatcacttctctgagatagccaacgctgtcctgcagttctataagacaatcagcagggaggttgttccaagcatgttggagaacttgccacagttcttctgcagactatggttggctccttgcttttGACcacagacagccttgatcaagtttttatctaaaaagtagtcaattgcttccagtttttaaaatcaaatacaaaaatgtctctgtaaaattaaatcttctggaaaatgaatatttggaaatctcaaatgtgttcttttatacaaaCCTCTTTTATACACCCCCAGACTGTCCCACTCACCTCTCAGGGTACTGGATGGCGTAGGACGTCGCTAGGTAACCGCCCAGGCTGTGGCCCAATAGGATCATGCGCTCCAGGCC
The sequence above is a segment of the Conger conger chromosome 4, fConCon1.1, whole genome shotgun sequence genome. Coding sequences within it:
- the LOC133127038 gene encoding ubiquitin carboxyl-terminal hydrolase CYLD-like isoform X2, producing the protein MKGIQGHYNSCYMDSTLFGLFACSSVLDSLLFMATHRQEAAIQTTLLQQIVNPLRRYGFVPSCNVMKLRKQLQQEGYSDHTFATDEKDPEEFLTLVVQKILQLDPLLKLTAEGKVQENSCYQIFLDQKHTLVLPTVQQLFEHSLHWSGLALAEIPSCLILQMPRFGKNFKMFDKIIPSLELDISDILSESPRECVLCGELAGLACADCFTDPTFGRTGFKLFCLTCSEKVHLHPTRKAHQPSRVRLPKGYPQGARPPLPREKLQLFAVLCIETSHYVSFVRHGPRPQDWLFFDSMADREGDQDGYNIPQVQECPEVERYLQMSPAELACQLPREMEGVAKRLFCDASMYLYQSPSMCLYR
- the LOC133127038 gene encoding ubiquitin carboxyl-terminal hydrolase CYLD-like isoform X1, which codes for MKGIQGHYNSCYMDSTLFGLFACSSVLDSLLFMATHRQEAAIQTTLLQQIVNPLRRYGFVPSCNVMKLRKQLQQEGYSDHTFATDEKDPEEFLTLVVQKILQLDPLLKLSTAEGKVQENSCYQIFLDQKHTLVLPTVQQLFEHSLHWSGLALAEIPSCLILQMPRFGKNFKMFDKIIPSLELDISDILSESPRECVLCGELAGLACADCFTDPTFGRTGFKLFCLTCSEKVHLHPTRKAHQPSRVRLPKGYPQGARPPLPREKLQLFAVLCIETSHYVSFVRHGPRPQDWLFFDSMADREGDQDGYNIPQVQECPEVERYLQMSPAELACQLPREMEGVAKRLFCDASMYLYQSPSMCLYR